AGCATGCTGATGGCCATTCTTTGTGGTGGCATTATTGGGTTCGAAAGAGAGTATAAAAGCAAGTCAGCAGGCTTTAGGACCATTATCCTCATCACTTTAGGATCTACAATTTTTACCATTGTTTCTGGTCATGGAACAGGAGCTGACGATCGTATTGCTGCCAACATCATTACAGGGATAGGTTTTATTGGTGCCGGGGTGATATTTAAAGATCAGGTTTCCGTGCGTGGCTTAACTACTGCGGCTGTAATCTGGACGTCAGCAGCCATCGGCATGACTACCGGCATCGGTTACCATGCCCTTGCTTTTGTGTTCACCATCATTACATTAATTATCTTATTAATGGTGAGTAAAATAGAAAAACTGATCGGTAAATTACAGAAGCAAAAAATTGTAAGTGTTACATTCAGAAACGGAGATTTTAACCAGATCCGGCAGCTGGAAGAAAAACTGCAGGACTATGAATTGCTTATCGAACGCCTGCAGGTGAGCAAATCGGAGGATATGCTCACCGTGATCTGGCAGGTATCCGGAAAAAAGAGGTACTTAAACCAATTAAGCGAAACACTCGCCACTCATCCAGACATCATCACTTTTCTTTAGCTGGAGCAGATTTTTACAATGCTGGTGAACTCAGGCAGCTGCCCCTAGCGTAATTATAATAATAGATTATATTTGGTGTTGCTTACTAAATATTATCAACAACACTAAATATTATTAGTTATTGTGCTATATTTGTGTAGGTCAATTGCAAAGCTTAAATGGCTGCTTAAACATGCAAATGACATCTTGTCTATAGCGCTATCTGTAACACAGTATATGCGGAGAGTACCCCGAATTGTGAAAAGATTTATGCCCATGACCACAACCGAATTGTATTTACACAAACGCCCTATAGGTAGCGAAGCCGAACTAAAAACCTATGCTCAAAAGGTATTGGAAACTTTTTATATAGATTATGAGCTTGATGATGCGCAGGCCATGCTTTGGCAAATCATGGTGCCTGCTTTTATCAATTCAAATCCCTTACAATCTAATGAAGAGAAACAAGCTTTGGTATTGTTTTATGAACGCTTGCATGAATTGTTACTGGCAGCTGCTATGCTGCACAATCAACGTGAGCTCAACAATTGTGTAGGTCGGTAAAAATTGGCGTCATGGACGGAATCGAACCGTCGTAGAAGGTTTTGCAGACCCTTACAGAAACCAAGCTTTAGCCTAAAAAGATCTTCTGCTTTGCTGATTGATGAAATATTGATAAAACAAGCGTTCTTTTTGTTTCTGGGCATGTAGCTTTTTTGCCCTGCCAAAATAATACAATGCAAAAAATGCCAGGGCTACCAGAGAGATCCCGATCCCAATAGTTGGATTCTTCATGTCTATGGCAGCAAGTATAACTCCGGAGGCAATTGCGGCAGTAAGGGTAAATGGAATGAAGGCTCTCATGGTAATATTTTGTTGGTCAATTTCTAAACTTACAATCTTTAAGATATTTGCAAAACACGTGCCGGAGCAAGCTGTTAAAGAGTTTGTTAGTTATTCTGGAACGGTTGAAGGATATGGGGTACGTATGGCTATCATTTGCGCAGTTAAATTAGGACGAGCCTGTGCAGATTAGTATTCATTGATTTGAGAACAGAGGCGTCTCCCATATTTGGTAAGGAGCTTTCATGACTTGAATTCCTATTGCCGGTAAAAGATCGATTTAAGCGTATGATACCCTTGCCCAATTAAAGTTATAAAAGTTGTGGTCTTATAGGTAACATGGCGATTAGGGTAACTTTATTGAACCAGTAAATTTATTTTTGGAGTACCAGTTTATTCGGTGTAACACTTGTTAAGTTTTGTTTTTGAGAAATTTTTTATCAAAAGCCTCGCCAACGAACTATCTGCTTATTTTGATGTGGCCGGAAAGTTGGACCGGCTATTTGAACTGGAAAAGCAGTATGTTGATCAGAAAGAAACGAGTTTAGGTTGCTTTGACCATTTTTACCCAGGTTTAAAGGAGACGATTGTGGCTTATATCAAATCTACCATCAAGATGTTAAAGAAAAAGATCAAGAATAAAGCGGTACTGATGCCGGTAGATTTGA
The nucleotide sequence above comes from Pedobacter sp. MC2016-14. Encoded proteins:
- a CDS encoding MgtC/SapB family protein — encoded protein: MDFIIEQKDIVSMLMAILCGGIIGFEREYKSKSAGFRTIILITLGSTIFTIVSGHGTGADDRIAANIITGIGFIGAGVIFKDQVSVRGLTTAAVIWTSAAIGMTTGIGYHALAFVFTIITLIILLMVSKIEKLIGKLQKQKIVSVTFRNGDFNQIRQLEEKLQDYELLIERLQVSKSEDMLTVIWQVSGKKRYLNQLSETLATHPDIITFL